From a region of the Triticum aestivum cultivar Chinese Spring chromosome 7D, IWGSC CS RefSeq v2.1, whole genome shotgun sequence genome:
- the LOC123166057 gene encoding uncharacterized protein, translating to MAPEFGWWPMSPWLSPGAASFIFFNVLVGAIAVMSSSRGRGQEPATRRKLVRTASTVVLENLRSISNFPFHSLGDYDVAAYSAPAASQLHHVQDQEYTFREQEVREVSRIESEPASVAEEEAVVAAATTTSPQSAPVAAPAAQEVNRMVELESASVAQEETVAAAATTASPQSAAPAALDASAAATKGEVEAEESISLDEAYALARAGRQSAADTVATVPKKAKGRGAYGCGRGTEEVDARAEQFIRQFREELKLERINSILNHTHALRRTAGAR from the coding sequence ATGGCGCCGGAGTTTGGGTGGTGGCCGATGTCGCCGTGGCTGAGCCCTGGCGCGGCGTCGTTCATCTTCTTCAACGTCCTCGTCGGCGCCATCGCGGTCATGTCGTCGTCCCGGGGGCGGGGGCAGGAACCGGCCACCCGGCGCAAGCTCGTTCGCACCGCCTCCACCGTCGTGCTGGAGAACCTGCGTTCGATCTCCAACTTCCCCTTCCACTCGCTGGGCGACTACGACGTCGCCGCGTACTCTGCACCGGCGGCGTCACAGCTCCACCACGTGCAAGACCAGGAGTATACGTTTCGAGAGCAGGAGGTACGGGAGGTGAGCAGGATAGAGTCCGAGCCGGCATCAGTGGCCGAAGAAGAAGCTGTAGTGGCGGCCGCAACAACCACCTCGCCGCAGAGCGCGCCTGTCGCGGCACCGGCGGCACAGGAGGTGAACAGGATGGTGGAGCTCGAGTCAGCATCAGTCGCCCAAGAAGAAACTGTAGCGGCGGCCGCTACAACCGCCTCGCCGCAGAGCGCGGCACCGGCAGCACTCGACGCGTCCGCGGCGGCGACTAAGGGCGAGGTCGAAGCCGAGGAGTCCATCAGCTTGGACGAGGCATACGCGCTGGCGCGCGCGGGGCGGCAGTCCGCCGCCGACACGGTGGCCACGGTGCCGAAGAAGGCCAAGGGGCGAGGAGCCTACGGATGCGGGCGGGGAACGGAGGAGGTGGACGCGCGGGCGGAGCAGTTCATCCGGCAGTTTCGGGAGGAGCTCAAGCTGGAGCGCATCAATTCCATCCTCAACCACACCCACGCGCTGCGCCGCACCGCCGGGGCGCGGTAG